One Argonema galeatum A003/A1 genomic region harbors:
- a CDS encoding radical SAM/SPASM domain-containing protein has product MLSNLKSIISPRLRSQVKSIVQAWERRQDHWLDVISTEYNFRFRRWAIQEQLEKIRSLPRALHIEATNTCNARCTFCAYPQMERAKQVMPLEDFRRIIDEYVAMGGKYVSMTPIVGDPFVDPHLFARLDDLYKRPEIEGFYFYTNAILMKPQVSEKLLVYGDKLKVHVSWGGFDRETYKAIMGVDRFDTVSRNVEAFVEAKRTTNSPINFTIALRCPLSKCRGELWKKFRLWEREGLLNIEHLDSYDSWAGKIKAEDLQAIGLQPRQMPHKRGACEMLYMKPAVLANGKVNACACRDVEAELIVGDLKESNLSEVWEGKAIEEIIDRHEQSDFPDVCQRCTWYVSVYNQRKSIVLKPLLNWSEDSSHDSLKLY; this is encoded by the coding sequence ATGCTCAGCAACCTCAAGTCTATTATTTCCCCGCGTCTGAGGAGCCAAGTTAAGTCTATCGTCCAAGCCTGGGAACGTCGCCAAGACCATTGGCTCGACGTGATATCCACAGAATACAATTTCCGATTTCGACGGTGGGCAATTCAGGAACAGTTGGAGAAAATCCGCTCCCTACCAAGGGCCCTGCACATTGAAGCGACAAACACTTGCAACGCCAGATGTACTTTCTGCGCCTATCCTCAGATGGAAAGGGCAAAGCAGGTGATGCCTTTAGAGGACTTCCGGCGGATTATTGATGAGTATGTGGCGATGGGTGGCAAATACGTCTCTATGACGCCAATTGTAGGAGATCCGTTTGTTGACCCTCACCTCTTCGCCAGACTGGATGACCTTTACAAACGCCCGGAAATAGAAGGATTTTACTTCTACACCAACGCAATTTTGATGAAGCCGCAAGTCAGCGAAAAGCTTCTTGTCTACGGTGATAAACTGAAGGTTCACGTTTCTTGGGGCGGGTTCGATCGCGAAACCTACAAAGCTATTATGGGAGTCGATCGCTTCGATACGGTCAGCCGCAATGTTGAAGCGTTTGTTGAAGCAAAGCGCACAACTAATTCTCCCATTAATTTCACAATTGCACTGCGTTGTCCTCTATCAAAATGTAGGGGAGAATTGTGGAAGAAGTTTCGCCTCTGGGAGCGTGAGGGGCTCCTCAATATCGAACACCTGGATTCCTACGATTCCTGGGCCGGAAAGATAAAGGCGGAAGATTTGCAGGCGATCGGACTCCAACCCCGTCAAATGCCCCACAAGCGCGGTGCGTGTGAAATGCTTTATATGAAACCAGCTGTGCTGGCAAATGGCAAAGTAAACGCCTGCGCCTGCCGCGATGTGGAGGCGGAGTTAATTGTAGGCGATCTCAAGGAATCAAACCTTTCGGAAGTTTGGGAAGGTAAAGCTATTGAGGAGATTATCGACCGTCACGAACAAAGTGATTTCCCCGATGTTTGTCAGCGCTGCACCTGGTACGTCAGCGTCTACAACCAGCGCAAAAGTATCGTCTTAAAACCCCTACTCAATTGGAGCGAAGACAGTTCCCACGATAGCTTGAAGCTGTACTGA